In Staphylococcus saccharolyticus, one genomic interval encodes:
- the dhaM gene encoding dihydroxyacetone kinase phosphoryl donor subunit DhaM — protein MTSIVVVSHSHKIAEGVKQLINQMTDGGVDLIAVGGLSDDEIGTSFDQIVSIINGLENDALCFYDIGSAGMNLDTALEMYDGDHKIVKMEAPIVEGSFIASVGIKSNMSMDSVISEVRAKYPEE, from the coding sequence ATGACATCTATAGTAGTAGTGAGTCATAGTCATAAAATAGCAGAAGGTGTTAAACAATTAATTAATCAAATGACTGACGGTGGCGTTGACCTCATCGCTGTTGGTGGTTTAAGTGACGATGAAATTGGTACATCATTTGACCAAATCGTTTCTATTATAAATGGGCTTGAAAATGATGCGTTATGCTTTTATGACATTGGTTCAGCCGGCATGAATTTAGATACAGCTTTAGAAATGTACGACGGTGATCATAAAATCGTAAAAATGGAGGCGCCTATCGTTGAAGGTAGCTTTATTGCAAGTGTAGGAATTAAATCAAATATGAGTATGGATAGTGTTATCTCTGAAGTGAGAGCTAAATATCCAGAGGAATAA
- the bioB gene encoding biotin synthase BioB, producing MKLNLAERVLKENTLTKEEALAIFENSDIDTFELLNEAYIVRKHYYGRKVKLNMILNAKSGICAEDCGYCGQSIKMKEKQRYALVEQNQIKAGAQVATDNQIGTYCIVMSGRGPSNKEIDHICETVEEIKKVHPQLKICACLGLTEEDQAKKLKEAGVDRYNHNLNTSERYHEEVVTTHTYEDRVNTVEMMKANHISPCSGVICGMGETEKDIVDMAFALKDIDADSIPINFLHPIKGTKFGGLDLLSPMKCIRIIALFRLINPTKEIRIAGGREVNLRSLQPLALKAANSIFVGDYLITGGQPNEEDYRLIEDLGFEIDK from the coding sequence ATGAAATTAAATCTAGCAGAACGCGTGCTTAAAGAGAATACACTGACTAAGGAAGAAGCTTTAGCAATCTTTGAAAATTCAGATATTGATACTTTTGAATTATTAAATGAAGCATATATCGTCAGAAAACATTATTATGGTAGAAAAGTAAAATTGAATATGATTCTTAATGCCAAAAGTGGTATTTGTGCTGAAGATTGTGGATACTGTGGGCAATCCATAAAAATGAAGGAAAAGCAAAGATATGCACTCGTAGAACAAAATCAAATTAAAGCAGGTGCGCAAGTTGCGACTGATAATCAAATTGGAACATATTGTATTGTGATGAGTGGAAGAGGTCCTAGTAATAAAGAAATAGATCACATTTGTGAAACAGTTGAGGAAATTAAGAAAGTTCATCCTCAATTGAAAATATGTGCGTGCTTAGGACTTACTGAAGAAGATCAAGCAAAAAAACTTAAAGAAGCGGGTGTCGATCGTTACAATCATAACTTAAATACAAGTGAACGTTATCATGAAGAAGTTGTGACAACGCATACATATGAGGATCGTGTCAATACAGTTGAAATGATGAAAGCGAATCATATTTCTCCTTGTTCGGGTGTGATATGTGGCATGGGAGAAACAGAAAAAGATATTGTTGATATGGCATTTGCGTTAAAGGACATTGATGCTGATAGTATTCCGATTAACTTTTTACATCCGATTAAAGGCACTAAGTTTGGTGGTTTAGATTTATTATCACCGATGAAATGTATAAGAATCATTGCATTGTTTCGACTTATTAATCCAACTAAGGAAATTAGAATTGCAGGAGGAAGAGAAGTTAATTTACGTTCTTTACAACCTCTTGCATTAAAAGCTGCTAATTCCATCTTTGTAGGAGATTATTTGATTACAGGAGGTCAGCCGAATGAAGAAGACTATCGTTTGATTGAAGATTTAGGATTTGAGATTGATAAATAG
- a CDS encoding MFS transporter, with protein MFITFVNLFMYLIHYMLVVTITEYTIDKYHASESIGGLAAGIFIIGMLAGRLGSARIIDHLQPKKVLLYGVIFSIIAIALYFAITNLWVLMLIRFIHVIAFGFSSTATGTISSRIIPEDRKGEGISYYGLSVRLASAIGPFIGLVFNKHLGFKSIFAISLLSILVAFVLSIFIKKLPVLNNNHETKDQPRGIHAYLQKEALPISLVVILIGVAYSSVLSFLSIYSEKINLVTASSFFFLVFAIVTFITRPFTGKIYDNFGENKVMYPVLLSFTIGLIILGFTHTSMILLIAAAFIGFGYGTIVPTAQAIAIQQSSASKIGLATSTFYIFADFGAGMGPIILGIITPFIGYRHLYMVMGILVIIALILYYFVHGRTHKDPFK; from the coding sequence ATATTTATTACTTTCGTTAACTTATTTATGTATTTAATTCATTACATGTTGGTCGTAACAATCACTGAATATACTATTGATAAATATCATGCCTCTGAAAGTATAGGAGGCTTAGCTGCAGGTATATTTATTATTGGTATGCTAGCTGGACGTTTAGGTTCGGCTAGAATTATAGATCATTTGCAACCTAAAAAGGTCTTACTTTACGGCGTCATCTTTTCAATTATTGCAATAGCATTATACTTTGCTATTACAAACTTATGGGTCCTTATGTTAATTCGTTTTATTCATGTTATAGCATTTGGATTTTCATCAACAGCAACAGGAACTATTTCATCTCGAATCATCCCAGAGGATCGAAAAGGTGAGGGCATTAGTTATTATGGATTAAGTGTGAGACTTGCTTCTGCTATTGGACCTTTTATTGGCTTAGTATTTAACAAACATTTAGGATTTAAATCTATTTTTGCTATCAGTCTATTAAGTATTCTTGTAGCATTTGTATTAAGTATTTTCATTAAAAAACTACCTGTACTTAATAATAATCATGAAACTAAAGATCAACCACGTGGTATTCACGCTTACCTACAAAAAGAAGCATTACCTATTTCTTTAGTAGTCATCTTAATCGGTGTCGCTTATTCTAGTGTCTTGTCATTTTTATCTATTTACTCTGAAAAAATCAATCTCGTTACAGCATCAAGTTTCTTCTTCCTTGTCTTTGCGATTGTTACGTTTATCACACGCCCATTCACAGGTAAAATTTATGATAATTTTGGTGAGAACAAAGTAATGTATCCAGTTTTACTAAGCTTTACAATTGGACTTATTATTCTCGGTTTTACTCATACCAGCATGATTTTACTTATTGCAGCTGCATTCATTGGCTTTGGTTATGGCACTATCGTACCTACTGCACAAGCAATTGCAATTCAACAATCATCTGCAAGTAAGATAGGCTTAGCAACGTCAACATTCTATATCTTCGCCGATTTCGGCGCAGGTATGGGACCAATTATTTTAGGTATCATCACACCATTTATTGGTTATCGTCATTTATATATGGTAATGGGTATACTTGTTATCATAGCACTTATCCTGTATTACTTCGTTCACGGCAGAACACACAAAGATCCATTCAAATGA
- a CDS encoding 5'-nucleotidase, lipoprotein e(P4) family: MNKLAKYIATATLATAFTISAPLNTYACESHAKDDHHQTTQHHKDLNLGSQNIMAVSWYQNSAEAKALYLQGYNSAKYQLDEYLKKNNGNKKLAIALDIDETVLDNSPYQGYAALHDTSFPKGWHEWVAAAKAKPVYGAKSFLKYADKRGIDIYYISDHDKDKDFKGTKKNLKNIGLPQVKDDHILLKGKNDKSKESRRQKVEKNHKLIMLFGDNLLDFTDPKKATFKEREKLVQQHKNDFGKKYFIFPNPMYGSWESTIYNNNYQISKEQKDQLRKQSIKQFDPDTGEVK, translated from the coding sequence ATGAATAAGTTAGCGAAGTATATTGCAACAGCAACGTTAGCAACAGCATTTACAATTTCAGCACCACTTAATACATATGCATGTGAATCTCATGCTAAAGACGATCATCATCAAACAACACAACATCATAAAGATCTTAATTTAGGGTCTCAAAATATTATGGCAGTATCATGGTATCAAAATTCTGCAGAAGCGAAAGCACTTTATTTACAAGGGTATAATAGTGCTAAATATCAATTAGATGAGTATCTTAAAAAGAATAACGGAAATAAAAAGCTTGCAATTGCTTTAGATATAGATGAAACAGTTCTTGATAACTCACCTTATCAAGGGTATGCTGCATTACACGATACTTCTTTTCCTAAAGGTTGGCATGAATGGGTAGCAGCTGCTAAAGCGAAACCAGTTTATGGTGCCAAATCGTTTCTAAAATATGCAGATAAAAGAGGTATAGATATTTATTATATTTCTGATCACGATAAAGACAAAGATTTCAAAGGAACGAAAAAGAACTTAAAAAATATTGGTCTTCCCCAAGTTAAAGACGACCATATTTTATTAAAAGGTAAAAATGATAAAAGTAAGGAATCAAGACGTCAGAAAGTTGAAAAAAATCATAAATTAATTATGCTATTTGGTGACAATTTATTAGACTTTACAGATCCTAAAAAGGCAACTTTTAAAGAACGTGAAAAACTTGTTCAACAACATAAAAATGACTTTGGTAAGAAATATTTTATTTTCCCAAATCCAATGTATGGTAGTTGGGAATCTACAATTTATAATAATAACTATCAAATAAGTAAAGAACAAAAAGATCAACTCAGAAAACAATCCATTAAACAATTTGACCCAGATACTGGGGAAGTAAAATAA
- the dhaL gene encoding dihydroxyacetone kinase subunit DhaL yields the protein MNVADIKARLLDLENTFKEKESELTDLDRAIGDGDHGVNMVRGFEHLKEKLDDQSMQALFKSTGMTLMSNVGGASGPLYGFGFIKMASAVNDEIDHDNLKEVLKAFADGIQQRGKVELNEKTMYDVIERAREAVENDETVDLDKLQSFANETKDMVATKGRASYFNEASKGYIDPGAQSSVYILNAIIGGE from the coding sequence ATGAATGTAGCAGATATCAAAGCACGCTTATTAGATTTAGAAAATACTTTTAAAGAAAAAGAAAGTGAACTTACTGATTTAGATAGAGCCATTGGTGATGGAGACCATGGTGTTAATATGGTTAGAGGTTTTGAACATTTAAAAGAAAAATTAGATGATCAAAGCATGCAAGCATTATTTAAATCTACAGGAATGACATTAATGTCTAACGTGGGTGGTGCTTCAGGACCGTTATACGGCTTTGGTTTTATCAAGATGGCAAGTGCAGTAAACGATGAGATTGATCACGATAATCTTAAAGAAGTACTTAAAGCGTTTGCTGATGGTATTCAACAACGTGGTAAAGTTGAATTAAATGAAAAAACTATGTATGACGTTATTGAACGTGCGAGAGAAGCTGTAGAAAATGACGAAACAGTGGATCTTGATAAACTACAATCATTTGCTAATGAAACCAAAGATATGGTGGCTACTAAAGGCCGTGCATCATACTTCAACGAAGCTTCAAAAGGTTATATCGATCCTGGTGCACAAAGTAGTGTTTATATTCTTAATGCAATTATAGGAGGAGAGTAA
- the dhaK gene encoding dihydroxyacetone kinase subunit DhaK, translating into MKKLIQDKNTILKDMLDGITVSNQDVEIVSDTIVVRKNKKQSGVALVSGGGSGHEPAHAGFVAQGMLDAAVCGEVFTSPTPDKILDAIKAVDNGDGVLLIIKNYAGDVMNFEMAQEMAQMEDIQVESVIVRDDIAILDPEKRRGVAGTVFVHKYAGYLAENGVALSEIKSKIEAILPEIKSIGMALTPPMVPTTGKNGFDIEDNEMEIGIGIHGEKGLHREAVQPVNTIVERLLDELFKEIDKQPLIVMVNGMGGTPLSELNIVTKYLDEQFKNNNIDVKHWFVGDYMTALDMQGFSITVLPFSEDVAKGLVAPTASKYF; encoded by the coding sequence ATGAAAAAGTTAATTCAAGATAAAAACACAATTTTAAAAGACATGCTCGATGGAATTACGGTTTCTAACCAAGATGTTGAAATAGTTTCTGACACAATTGTTGTTAGAAAGAATAAAAAACAATCTGGTGTTGCACTAGTATCTGGTGGTGGTAGTGGACATGAGCCCGCACACGCTGGATTTGTTGCACAAGGTATGCTAGATGCAGCCGTATGTGGCGAAGTTTTTACTTCACCAACACCTGACAAAATTTTAGATGCAATTAAGGCTGTTGATAATGGAGACGGCGTGCTACTCATTATTAAAAATTATGCCGGCGATGTAATGAACTTCGAAATGGCTCAAGAAATGGCACAAATGGAAGACATTCAGGTTGAAAGTGTCATTGTAAGAGACGATATCGCAATTTTAGACCCAGAAAAACGTCGTGGTGTAGCAGGTACTGTATTTGTGCATAAATATGCTGGATACTTAGCCGAAAATGGTGTGGCTTTAAGTGAAATTAAATCTAAAATTGAAGCAATTTTACCAGAAATTAAAAGTATCGGTATGGCTTTAACGCCACCAATGGTACCTACTACAGGTAAAAATGGTTTCGACATCGAAGATAATGAAATGGAAATTGGTATTGGTATTCATGGTGAAAAAGGATTACATCGTGAAGCAGTGCAACCTGTTAATACGATTGTTGAACGTTTACTTGATGAGTTGTTCAAAGAAATTGATAAACAACCATTAATTGTAATGGTTAACGGTATGGGTGGCACACCATTATCAGAATTAAATATAGTTACTAAATATTTAGATGAGCAATTCAAAAATAACAATATCGATGTAAAACATTGGTTTGTTGGTGACTATATGACAGCTCTTGATATGCAAGGCTTCTCTATCACTGTACTACCCTTCAGTGAAGATGTAGCTAAAGGTTTAGTAGCCCCTACTGCAAGTAAATATTTCTAA
- a CDS encoding glycerol dehydrogenase, with product MSKFIYQSPGRYVQGKGVINSIAEETERLGSHALIISDEVVWNLTESKIKDSFSANNNVQFDYEVFKGESSEEEIKRIASQYKSQNVDVVIGLGGGKALDTGKAVAYELNASVIDFASTASMDAPTAAVSVIYNEDGSFSGYEFYPKNPDTVMVDSEIVAQAPVRLFASGMSDGLATLIEVESTLRRQGKNMFHGKPTLASLAIAQKCEEVIFEYGYSAYTSVENHIVTPQVDAVIEANTLLSGLGFENGGLAGAHAIHNGFTALEGDIHHLTHGEKVAYGILVQLVLENASTEKFLKYKKFFDNINMPTTLEGLHIENISYEDLVSVGERALTPNDTFANLSDKITADEIADSILTVNDLSKSHFNN from the coding sequence ATGTCTAAATTTATTTATCAATCACCAGGAAGATATGTACAAGGGAAAGGTGTCATCAACTCTATTGCTGAAGAGACTGAACGTCTTGGTAGTCATGCATTAATTATTTCAGACGAAGTTGTATGGAATTTAACTGAATCTAAAATTAAAGACAGTTTCTCAGCAAATAACAACGTTCAATTTGATTATGAAGTGTTTAAAGGAGAATCTTCAGAAGAAGAAATTAAACGTATTGCTAGCCAATACAAAAGCCAAAACGTTGACGTTGTTATTGGATTAGGCGGAGGTAAAGCGTTAGATACAGGTAAAGCTGTAGCTTATGAATTAAATGCAAGTGTTATTGACTTTGCATCTACAGCATCAATGGATGCGCCAACAGCTGCAGTATCTGTTATTTATAACGAAGATGGCTCATTCAGTGGTTACGAATTCTACCCTAAAAACCCTGATACAGTAATGGTTGATTCTGAAATTGTTGCTCAAGCACCTGTACGTTTATTCGCCTCTGGTATGAGTGATGGATTAGCAACTTTAATCGAAGTTGAATCTACATTACGCAGACAAGGTAAAAATATGTTCCACGGTAAACCAACGTTAGCAAGTTTAGCAATCGCTCAAAAATGTGAAGAAGTCATCTTTGAATATGGTTATAGTGCTTATACATCAGTAGAAAACCATATTGTTACACCTCAAGTTGATGCTGTCATTGAAGCTAATACATTGCTTTCAGGTTTAGGATTTGAAAATGGTGGACTTGCTGGTGCACACGCAATTCATAATGGATTTACTGCATTAGAAGGAGACATTCACCACTTAACTCATGGTGAAAAAGTTGCTTATGGTATTTTAGTTCAATTAGTATTAGAAAATGCGTCAACAGAAAAATTCTTGAAGTATAAAAAATTCTTCGATAACATTAACATGCCAACAACTCTAGAAGGACTTCATATTGAAAATATTAGTTATGAAGATTTAGTTAGTGTAGGTGAACGTGCGTTAACACCTAATGATACGTTTGCTAACCTTAGTGATAAAATCACTGCTGATGAAATTGCAGATTCAATTTTAACTGTCAATGATTTATCTAAAAGTCATTTCAACAACTAA